The segment AATCTGAATGTAGAAGAATCGTCTTTAACGGGTGAATCGGAAGCGATAGAGAAAAGCAGGGCGGCTTTGCCAAAAGAGGCAGTTCTGGCCGACCGGCAGAACATGGTATATGCAGGCACCTCTATTTCTTCAGGATCTGGCCTTGGAATAGTAGTTGAAATTGGCAGTAATACGGAATTGGGAAAAATCAACGCTTCTATTTCTGCCGTGGACCAGTTGCAAACTCCATTGCTCAGACAGATTTCAGAATTTGGAAAAGTCATTTCTGCTATTATCTTGATAAGTGCGGTTGTGATGTTTCTTATTGGCTACGTCTTCCATGATTATGGAACGGCAGAGCTGCTATTGTCTATTATCGGTTTAACAGTAGCGGCGATTCCTGAAGGGCTTCCTGCTGTCTTGTCCATCATCCTGGCAATTGGTGTGCAAAGAATGGCAGGAGAAAATGCCATCGTCCGCAGTTTGCCTTCTGTTGAAACACTTGGTGCAGTGTCTGTTATTTGTTCAGATAAAACCGGGACGCTGACTAAAAATGAAATGACCGTCACATCAATTTTACTGAAAGATGAAGACTTCGAAGTAACAGGCACAGGCTATTCTCCAGAAGGCTCCATTTTAGTGAATCAGCAAGAAGCCAGGCCTTCAGAGTTTCCGGAACTCAAGCGATTCCTGGATTGTGTTAAAACAGTCAACGAAGCAGACTTGAGACGCGACGAACAAGGTCAGTGGGTCATCAGTGGAGATGCGACAGAGGGCTGTTTTGTCACATTGGCAGAAAAAGCGGATGAAAGGGTCGATAAATTGAAAAGCCTCTCTAAGATTCCTTTTGATTCGTCGTATAAATATATGGCGTCGCTTGTGGAAATCGAAGGGGAAAAATTCATTTTCGTGAAAGGGGCTCCCGAACCAATCTTTGACATGGCAGAATTAGAAACAAAGTCTGATCAATTGGCGATGTGGCAAAAGAAAATACAGGAACATGCGAAAAAAGGAGAACGGCTAATAGCAGCAGCTGTAAAATCGGTTGATTTTTCGGCCAGGAGCATAGACCATAGCGACATGGAAAGCGGCTTTGAAATAATCGGCCTGGCGGGAATTATCGATCCGCCGCGTGAAGAAGTGATCGACTCTATCCAGCAATGCAAAAAAGCGGGAATCCAAGTCAAAATGATTACAGGCGACCATAAGGATACGGCGTTGGCAATTGGCGCTAAAATGGGCATTGGAAGCAATGGTCTGGTATTGGAAGGCAAAGACTTGGACAGCATGGACGATGAGGAATTGGCAGAGGCTGCTTTAAAATATGATATTTTTGCCCGGACAAGCCCGGACAACAAATTCCAATTGGTAAGGGCACTTCAAGCGGAGGGACATATTTGCGCGATGACTGGAGATGGAGTAAATGATGCCCCCGCTTTGAAACGGGCGGATATTGGTGTGGCGATGGGCATTAAAGGGACGGAAGTATCAAAAGAGGCAGCGGAGATGGTTTTGGTGGATGATAATTTTAATACGATTGTCAAAGCGGTTAAAGAAGGCAGGCGTGTTTACGACAACTTGAAGAAAACGATTTTGTTTATCTTGCCGACTAATGTGGCGGAAGGTTTTTTGATTTTTGTCAGCATCTTGTTCGGAACAGTGATGCCATTGACTCCCGTGCAGATTCTATGGGTCAATATGATTTCAGCTGTCACGATTTCCATGGCAATCGCTTTTGAAAAGCTGGAGGCCGGTGCAATGGAAAGGCCGCCCAGAAAGCCGGATACGAAGCTGCTGAGCCCTTATTACCTTTTTCGCATCGCTTTTGTTTCTGTTGTAATCTGCGGCGGGATATTGTTTATGTTGTCTGAAGTGAGGGAGGAAAACTATGGCGCAGCCATCCTTCATACAATGGCGCTGCAAGCGCTGGTGATTTCTCAATTGCTTTATTTATTCAATTGCAGAAGTGAAAAGGGCTTTGCGTTAAACCGGGATTTCTTTTCGAATAAAGCCGCCTTTTTGGTATCCGGCATTTTAATAGCTGTCCAGCTGGCGGTCACGTACGTTCCCTTTATGAATGTATTATTGGGTACCGCACCACTTGCACTGGAATATTGGACTTGGCCTCTGCTTATCGGCACCAGTGTGTTTGTAACTGTAGAACTGGAAAAATGGGTGGTCCGCAAATTTTTTAAGCCATCCTCATAAGAACTGAAAGATCTGAACCACATAAGTTGAAAGAGTTTTATCCTATTGTTTTATCAGCTTTAACAGGAAAGCAAGCAGTAGAGGTTGAAGCAATAATACCTGGTGAAGAACACTTAAAAGAGGATGTGGAAAATGAAAATCAATCGGCTTGATCATTTGGTTTTAACAGTAGCAAGCATTGAAGACACTTGTGAGTTTTATCATCGTATTTTGGGGATGGAAATCAATGCATTTGGAGATAATAGAAAGGCGTTAAAGTTTGGAAATCAGAAAATCAATCTTCATGAAGCAGGAAAGGAATTTGAGCCGAAAGCTAAAACTCCTATGCCTGGCAGTGCTGATCTTTGTTTGATAACCGATACATCTATCCCTGAAGTTATTTTGTATTTGAGAAATTGCCAAGTCGAAATCGAAGAAGGGCCGGTTAAAAGGACGGGAGCAACAGCTTCAATCACCTCCGTCTACATAAGAGATCCTGATGGAAATCTTATCGAAATTTCAAATTATCATTAAGGAGCCGAAGGGACTTTGTCAAAAGAAAATCTCTTTTTTTGCATATATAGTATTGATAGAAGAAATTAATTGCAGGAGGTCATTAGATGGATTATGACGTAATCATAGTAGGAGCTGGCTCAATGGGTATGGCAGCCGGATATTACTTGGCGAAAAAAGGGAAGCGGATCCTTTTGCTGGACTCTTATGACCCGCCGCACACAGAAGGGTCGCATCATGGAGAAACCCGCATCATTCGGCATGCTTATGGGGAAGGCGAAAGCTATGTGGCGATGGCTTTAAGAGCCCAGGCATTATGGAATGAGCTTCAAGAACTGTCAGATGAAGAACTATTTATAAATACGGGAGTCATAAATATTGCTCAACCAGATTCCAGGTTCATTCAAAATGTCATCAAGAGTGCAGAAAAATATTCGCTGAACGTTGAGCAATTATCAGCGGAGGAGATCAATCAAAGATGGGAAGGCTTTCAGGTGCCAGAAGGCTATATTGGCTGCTATGAATTGGATTCCGGTGTCTTGATGAGTGAAAACTGCATAAGAGCATTCAAAAAAGAGGCAATAAAACATGGGGCTGTCTTAAAAGCTCATGCCGCTGTCACTTCAATTTCCATTTTTGATGAACATGTGCAGGTGGCGACAGCAGATGAGAGTTTTACAGCAGATTCGCTAATTCTCACACCAGGTGCTGCAGCCAGAAAGCTGCTGCCCTTGATCGGTTTAGAATTGCCGCTGCAGGAGCTAAGAAATACATTTTCATGGTTTGAAACAGACGAAAGCATTTATCCTGCTAATCGTTTTCCAGCTTTCACTTTTGAA is part of the Planococcus shenhongbingii genome and harbors:
- a CDS encoding cation-transporting P-type ATPase, coding for MPTTNWHQLTVQEVMEVLQTDVNRGLTEEEAANRSRQWGLNVLPEPEKESAILRFIKHFKDVLIYVLMGAAIITILLGHYIDTLVILLVIVINAAIGFIQESKAEKALEGIREMLSLKATVVRNGTRAAIRSSDLVSGDIVVLSAGDKIPADIRIFEAVNLNVEESSLTGESEAIEKSRAALPKEAVLADRQNMVYAGTSISSGSGLGIVVEIGSNTELGKINASISAVDQLQTPLLRQISEFGKVISAIILISAVVMFLIGYVFHDYGTAELLLSIIGLTVAAIPEGLPAVLSIILAIGVQRMAGENAIVRSLPSVETLGAVSVICSDKTGTLTKNEMTVTSILLKDEDFEVTGTGYSPEGSILVNQQEARPSEFPELKRFLDCVKTVNEADLRRDEQGQWVISGDATEGCFVTLAEKADERVDKLKSLSKIPFDSSYKYMASLVEIEGEKFIFVKGAPEPIFDMAELETKSDQLAMWQKKIQEHAKKGERLIAAAVKSVDFSARSIDHSDMESGFEIIGLAGIIDPPREEVIDSIQQCKKAGIQVKMITGDHKDTALAIGAKMGIGSNGLVLEGKDLDSMDDEELAEAALKYDIFARTSPDNKFQLVRALQAEGHICAMTGDGVNDAPALKRADIGVAMGIKGTEVSKEAAEMVLVDDNFNTIVKAVKEGRRVYDNLKKTILFILPTNVAEGFLIFVSILFGTVMPLTPVQILWVNMISAVTISMAIAFEKLEAGAMERPPRKPDTKLLSPYYLFRIAFVSVVICGGILFMLSEVREENYGAAILHTMALQALVISQLLYLFNCRSEKGFALNRDFFSNKAAFLVSGILIAVQLAVTYVPFMNVLLGTAPLALEYWTWPLLIGTSVFVTVELEKWVVRKFFKPSS
- the solA gene encoding N-methyl-L-tryptophan oxidase, with the translated sequence MDYDVIIVGAGSMGMAAGYYLAKKGKRILLLDSYDPPHTEGSHHGETRIIRHAYGEGESYVAMALRAQALWNELQELSDEELFINTGVINIAQPDSRFIQNVIKSAEKYSLNVEQLSAEEINQRWEGFQVPEGYIGCYELDSGVLMSENCIRAFKKEAIKHGAVLKAHAAVTSISIFDEHVQVATADESFTADSLILTPGAAARKLLPLIGLELPLQELRNTFSWFETDESIYPANRFPAFTFELPTEMYYGFPSINGAGVKIGRHDGGRPRDMRKPPEEFGAHPQDQQDVSRFANRYMSKVGQHVSGQPCTYTNTPDEDFIIDKHPDYEHVILACGFSGHGFKFSSAVGEILSELATGNRQSALDISPFTINRF
- a CDS encoding VOC family protein is translated as MKINRLDHLVLTVASIEDTCEFYHRILGMEINAFGDNRKALKFGNQKINLHEAGKEFEPKAKTPMPGSADLCLITDTSIPEVILYLRNCQVEIEEGPVKRTGATASITSVYIRDPDGNLIEISNYH